GAACCTACCCGTCAGTAACTTACCGGACCGAAACCTACCATCCCGTAGGGAAGGCGTGGAGTCGCCACCGTCATGAAATGCTTCGTTCCGAAGGGTGTCGAGTCCGCCATGGGGCGCGCGTGAGCGCGGTGGTGCCGGGCATGGAGAAGCCGAAGCTGCGGGGCGTGCTGCACCAGTGGGCGGCGGCGTTCGCGGTGGGGGCGGGGGTGGTGCTGGTGGCGATGGCACCCACGCAGCGCACGGCGGTGGCGTCCGCGCTGTACGCGCTGAGCCTGGTGGGGCTGTTCACCATCAGCGCGACGTACCACCGGGTGAACTGGTCGCCGAAGGCCCGCGCGTGGATGCGCCGGGCGGACCACGCGGCCATCTTCCTGCTCATCGCGGGGACGTACACGCCGGTCATCCTGCTGGGGCTGCCTCCCGAGGTGGGCAACCCGCTGATGGCGTGGCTCTACGCGGGGGCGCTGCTGGGCATCCTCCAGTCGCTGTTCTGGGTGGGCGCGCCCAAGTGGGTGACGGCGGTGCTGGCCATCGCGGTGGGGTGGACGATGATGCCGTACTTCGGCGACGTCTTCCGCGCGGTGGGGCCTTCCGCCATCGCGCTCATCATCGCCGGAGGGCTGGCGTACACGTTGGGAGCGCTCGCGTATGCCTTCAAGCGGCCCAACCCCCGGCCCGGCGTCTTCGGCTATCACGAGGTGTTCCACGCGATGACGCTGGTGGGCGCGGGGCTGCACTTCGTGCTGGTGCTGCGCCTGGTGCGCGCGGCGGGGTAGGGCGCCGCTCTTCTCAGCGCCCCGCGACGGCGAGCCGGCGCTTCGAGGCCGTCGTCTCCGGGGCCTGCTTCGGAGCCTTGCGGCCCAGGTAGGTCTCTCCCCAGGACTTGAGCGCGGCAATCACGCCTCGCAGCGTCTGGCCCTGTGGCGTGAGGCTGTATTCGACGCGCGGAGGCACCTCCGCGTACACCTGCCGGTGCACGAGCCCGCTCTCCTCCAGCTCGCGCAGGTGCTGCGTCAGCATCCGCTGGGTGACGTCCGGGATGCGCTTGCGCAGCTCGCCGAAGCGCAGCGTGCCTTCGAGCAGGTGGTAGAGGATGAGCCCCTTCCACTTGCCGCCAATCACATCCAGCGTCGCGGACACCGGACAACCGGCGGAGCAGTCATAGGTCTTGTGCCGGGCCATGGTTCCCTTTTCGTGCGTATGGGCGGAAATCCTGCGTACTTGTCCGTTCCAACCTTCGGGACGATGTTGCACGCAAAGGAGCCCCCCATGCGAGCCGTCGCCCTCACGAAGTACCTCCCCAGTGATCATCCCGAAGCCTTCGTCGACGTGGAGCTACCGGACCCCACGCCCGGCCCCGGAGACCTGCTGGTGCGCGTACGCGCCGTGTCCGTGAACCCGGTGGACGTGAAGGTCCGCGCACCCAAGGACAAGGTGGAGTCCTCGCCGCGTGTGCTCGGCTGGGATGCGGCCGGCGTGGTGGAGGCGGTGGGGAAGGACGTGAAGCGCTTCCGCCCCGGTGACGAGGTCTTCTACGCGGGCTCCATCGCGAAGCCCGGCACGGACTCCGAGCTGCACGTCGTGGACGCGCGCATCGTCGGCCGCAAGCCGAAGGGGCTGACGTTCGCCCAGGCGGCCGCGATGCCGCTCACCTCCATCACCGCGTGGGAGTTGCTGTTCGAGCGCCTGGGCGTGCCCCAACAGAAGACAGGCACATCCAAGGACGCGCTGCTCGTGGTGGGCGGCGCGGGCGGCGTGGGCTCCATGGCCATCCAGATCGCCAGCAAGCTGACGGACCTCACGGTCATCGCCACGGCGTCGCGGCCGGAGACGGTGGAGTGGTGCAAGTCGTTGGGCGCGCACCACGTGGTGGACCACCGCCAGCCCCTGGCCGAGCAGGTGAAGGCGCTGGTGCCGGGCGGCGTGCGCTACGTGATGGCGCTCACCGCGACGGAGCAGCACTTCGCGCAGCTGGTGGAGCTGATGGCGCCCTTCGGGCACCTGGGCATCATCGACGACCCGCAGACGCCGCTCGACGTGAACGCGATGAAGCGCAAGAGCCTGGCGCTCCACTGGGAGCTGATGTTCACCCGCGCGCTCTACGACGCGGATCCGCTCTCCCAGCAGCGGCTGCTCGACACGGTGGCGGACCTGGTGGAGGCGGGGACGCTGCGGACCACGATGACCCAGGACTTCGGTCCGCTCACCGCCGCGAACCTCCGGCGCGCGCACGCGGCGGTGGAGACGGGCCGCACGCTGGGCAAGATTGTCCTGAGCGGCTTCCCCTGAGCGCTCCCCGCCCGCACCGGGCAGCCGGCCTTGCTTGGGGCCCGGCTGCACGGCCGGTCGCAAGCCAGCGGGACGGTGCACATCTTCGCTCGGGGTGAAGGGACCCAGGCGAGAGGTGGCGCATGAAGAGGACGGTGGCGGACCAGTTCGTGGAGGTCCTCGCGCTCGCGGGGGTGAAGCGCATCTATGGCGTGGTGGGTGACAGCCTGAACGCCCTCACGGACTCGCTGCGCCGCCGGGGTGACATCGAATGGGTGCCCATGCGCAACGAGGAGGCCGCCGCCTTCGCCGCGGGCGCGGAGGCGCACCTCACCGGGCAGCTCGCCGTGTGCGCGGGGAGCTGCGGCCCCGGCAACCTGCACCTCATCAACGGCCTGTATGACTGCCACCGCAGCCGGGCGCCGGTGCTGGCCATCGCCGCGCAGATTCCCTCCGTGGAGCTGGGCACCGGCTACTTCCAGGAGACCCATCCGGAGTCGCTCTTCAAGGAGTGCAGCCACTACTGCGAGCTGGTCTCCGGGCCCAACCAGATGCAGCGCACCGCGGAGATCGCCGTCCGCAGCGCGGTGGGCAAGGGCGGCGTGGCCGTGGTGGTGCTCCCCGGCGACATCGCCATGCTGAAGGCGGAGGACGCGCGCGCCCCCACGCCGGAGTCGCTGCGCGCTTCTTCGTCCCAGCTGATGCCCTCCGCCGCGCAGGTGGAGCAGATGGCCGCGCTGCTCAACCGCGGCGGGCGCGTGACGCTGCTGTGCGGCGCGGGCTGCGAGGGCGCGGGCGCGCAGGTGGTGGAGCTGGCGAAGCGCCTCCAGGCGCCCGTCGTCTCCGCGCTCCGGGGCAAGGAGTTCGTGGAGAAGGACAACCCCCACTTCGTGGGGCTCACGGGGCTCATCGGCTACGCGTCCGGGTACTGGGCGATGATCGACTGCGACGTGCTCCTGATGCTGGGCACGGACTTCCCCTACCGGCAGTTCTACCCGGACAGCGCCGATACGCGGATCATCCAGGTGGACGTGCGCGCGGAGAACATCGGCAAGCGCACGCGGGTGGACCTGGGCGTGGTGGGCAGCGTGTCCGCCACCGTCCAGGCGCTCCTGCCCCGCATCGAAACGAAGCGCGACACGAAGCACCTGGAGCGAGCGCTCGTGCATTACCGCAAGACGCGCGAGGAGCTGGACTCGCTGGGGCAGGGGACGGTGGGCAGGAGGCCCATCCACCCGCCGCAGGTGGCCCGCGCGTTCGACCTCCAGGCGGCGGACGACGCCATCTTCACCTGTGACGTGGGCCTGCCCACGGTGTGGGCCGCGCGCTACGCGACCATGAAGGGCGGCCGGCGGCTGGTGGGCTCCTTCAACCACGGCTCCATGGCGAGCGCCCTCGCGCAGGCCATTGGCGCGCAGAAGGCCTTCCCGGACCGGCAGGTCATCGCCTTCTCCGGTGACGGCGGCTTCACGATGTTGATGGGGGACTTCATCGGCCTGGTGCAGCTGGGGCTGCCCATCAAGGTCGTGGTGTTCAACAACAGCTCCCTGGGCTTCGTGGCCATGGAGCAGCAGGTGGGCGGCATGCTCGACGTGGGCACGTCACTCCAGAACCCGAACTTCGC
This DNA window, taken from Corallococcus coralloides DSM 2259, encodes the following:
- a CDS encoding winged helix-turn-helix transcriptional regulator, giving the protein MARHKTYDCSAGCPVSATLDVIGGKWKGLILYHLLEGTLRFGELRKRIPDVTQRMLTQHLRELEESGLVHRQVYAEVPPRVEYSLTPQGQTLRGVIAALKSWGETYLGRKAPKQAPETTASKRRLAVAGR
- a CDS encoding zinc-binding alcohol dehydrogenase family protein, with translation MRAVALTKYLPSDHPEAFVDVELPDPTPGPGDLLVRVRAVSVNPVDVKVRAPKDKVESSPRVLGWDAAGVVEAVGKDVKRFRPGDEVFYAGSIAKPGTDSELHVVDARIVGRKPKGLTFAQAAAMPLTSITAWELLFERLGVPQQKTGTSKDALLVVGGAGGVGSMAIQIASKLTDLTVIATASRPETVEWCKSLGAHHVVDHRQPLAEQVKALVPGGVRYVMALTATEQHFAQLVELMAPFGHLGIIDDPQTPLDVNAMKRKSLALHWELMFTRALYDADPLSQQRLLDTVADLVEAGTLRTTMTQDFGPLTAANLRRAHAAVETGRTLGKIVLSGFP
- the trhA gene encoding PAQR family membrane homeostasis protein TrhA, with the protein product MSAVVPGMEKPKLRGVLHQWAAAFAVGAGVVLVAMAPTQRTAVASALYALSLVGLFTISATYHRVNWSPKARAWMRRADHAAIFLLIAGTYTPVILLGLPPEVGNPLMAWLYAGALLGILQSLFWVGAPKWVTAVLAIAVGWTMMPYFGDVFRAVGPSAIALIIAGGLAYTLGALAYAFKRPNPRPGVFGYHEVFHAMTLVGAGLHFVLVLRLVRAAG
- the poxB gene encoding ubiquinone-dependent pyruvate dehydrogenase; amino-acid sequence: MKRTVADQFVEVLALAGVKRIYGVVGDSLNALTDSLRRRGDIEWVPMRNEEAAAFAAGAEAHLTGQLAVCAGSCGPGNLHLINGLYDCHRSRAPVLAIAAQIPSVELGTGYFQETHPESLFKECSHYCELVSGPNQMQRTAEIAVRSAVGKGGVAVVVLPGDIAMLKAEDARAPTPESLRASSSQLMPSAAQVEQMAALLNRGGRVTLLCGAGCEGAGAQVVELAKRLQAPVVSALRGKEFVEKDNPHFVGLTGLIGYASGYWAMIDCDVLLMLGTDFPYRQFYPDSADTRIIQVDVRAENIGKRTRVDLGVVGSVSATVQALLPRIETKRDTKHLERALVHYRKTREELDSLGQGTVGRRPIHPPQVARAFDLQAADDAIFTCDVGLPTVWAARYATMKGGRRLVGSFNHGSMASALAQAIGAQKAFPDRQVIAFSGDGGFTMLMGDFIGLVQLGLPIKVVVFNNSSLGFVAMEQQVGGMLDVGTSLQNPNFAALAEAVGIKGLRVEDPGQVDEAVQLALATPGPVLVDAVVSKAELVMPPRITAAMAAGFTLFGIKALLNGRTNEVLELARTNLWR